The DNA region CATGCTTAAAACATCCACCACAGTAgtataaaccatcatcataggTAACAGCTTTGTGGCACTTGCAAGCAAAGTACCACCATTGGTCATCTTGCAACAAACCAACAACTTTTGCAAGCACAATGAAACAACCATCCTACATTGAGTTGTACAAGTTAAATTAAATACTAAACATAATATAAATCCAACAAAATATCATAATATATCTTAATAATAACCAATCAAGCACATCAACCACAGTAGTAGAAACcaatataattataaaaataactaTAAACAAATTACCTCTGCTGTTTCATTCAACCCAGCAATTGTCTTCTTCGCATTGTTGTTCATAAAGTCCTCAAATAAAGGAACAGCAGGCTTGGGAGTGATAATTTGGCCCACAggttcatttattttaaaatcaataattGAAATCCTTCACAATGTAATAAAAACATATATCAAAGATCAAATCAATTCTAGTAAACTATAGAATAGAATAAACTATAgaatagaaatagaaaaaacTAACATATCATGATTTCCACATCAATTAAACTTTTAGAACACAACACAGAATCACATACCTATCCCTGAAAGAAATGGCCTCTGCAGAATCAGGATTGAACATAATCCGTGAAGCTTTCATAACATTCTGCAATACATTCTTTCCTACAAAATGCATACATTGGAGTTAACAAAATCAACAACTAATATAATAATGAAAATCACAATTTATGTCAATACTAAATACTAAATACTAATACTAAAACTACTAAACCAAACCTCTAAAAGTTTTCAGCTTAGCAAGCTGAAAAACAATAATGGGTTTTTCATTGGCATtggcagctacatactcagacATAAGATCAGCGTACTCTCCAAAGAGAGCACAATCCACTTTACCCCTATTTACATAAGCAATGAGCAAATAAGGAAATTAGATTACAAAAGCAAAATGGTAAACTAATGGAAAACAGTGAAAAACACTTCAAATGAAAGACCTACTTCTCATCACTGATCTCAATCAGCACCATCCTAATAGTATTTCCATCTTTAACATAGGTCCTCAGTTCAGAAACAGCAGTCAACAAACCCAACACATCTAAAGATAaatcattaaaattaattatccaCTCTAATTAATCATTCAATTGTATGATACTATATtaatcaaatcaaaatcaaaacataaaaacaataaACCTTTACCTACTAAATACTCAGACTGGACAGCATCCCCATTCAGCACTTCACTATCTTTCAATGAAAATCCCCACCTTGGAATGATACTGCTctcacatggaagaacattggTTTTGTTATTAAACAAAATCCTGAAACCATGTTCAGTGGGACGGTAAGAACCCATATTTGGGATTAAATGGAAAAATGTGATCAAATACACTTCTCCTTCCACTATCACTTCAGCCCACTTCCTAAACAACAGCTTCCTTATTGTGGCCTGAATTTTTCCACCctacaaagaaaagaagaacaAAAGGAATACATCATACATACAACAATAATACACAAGATACACAAAAACACAACTAAattacatgctatgtttaaTACTTACATATTGATCAAGCAATATCAGCTCCATTGACACAGGTTTGTTATCTCCCATATAGGCATCAGCAATCCACATTCTCACAACCCTAACTTTGATCCTCCACTTATGGGTTGGAGGACAAAGAGACAGAACAGAATGAATTGAATCAGAGGAAGTCATAACAATAGATTCCAAGCAGATTAGACTCAGGATGGACAAATGAAAGAAAGTAGGAAATGGCTCTGGAACATAAAAAAATGTCAAATGGAAGGCCTTTTATACCCAACGAAATCAGCTATGCACatagaaaattatttttctacAAAAAGTTTATAACCAGTCAGAACTTTCAACAAAAGTAAAACCAATACCACTAATCTACTTAAATTGTACTTTAATCAACAAAAGTAAAACCAATACCACTCGACAAATGAAAGCATCTCAAAACATTGATACACCAGAAAAAGTTTTCATCAGATGCAACTGACAACAAACCCTAAACCAAAAGCTTTCTTTCGATCTCGAAGTGAGATCAAAACTGGTTTAAAGGGAAATCCATCGCTATTACAATTACAAAGTATACATCACCTGATTCAATCCGCATGAATCGACAACTGCTATCCAAAACCATTGAAACGAAAAAAGCCGGAACGAATTTGAGTGAAtagatgaaaagaaaaatccTAATCTAGATTGTGTTATCCCTCTTACCCAAAACCTAAACTATTTTAATAGTAAAATATATTATACTCtagaaattaatttccaaattaTAACTAATTACGAATATCAAATTAGTTTTTTGACAACGAATTTCAAATTACTTGTTACTATTAACAACAATTGAAAttatataccaaaaaaaaaaatctgatataccaaaaaaaaaacaacaattgAAATTCATCACCGTCATTAAtcgatataaatttaaaattaaatctaaattTACTAATCTAAATATAAATATACTAATCTATGAACAGTCTAAATATACTAATACTAATAAACAAATACTAAACTAAATTTTCGACCTTTCAAAAAACCTAAGTTTTCATTAAATATATTATCATTAATATTATCATCTTTACTAACCATGTATGCCAAGTATGCAGtgacattaaaaataaaaaataatataaacaatTAAAAGTAACAGCTGTTAACAAAGAAATAATATACAAAATTCCAACAACTTGTTGCAATAGTTACTACTACTGACAAGAACTTGCTTTTTCCAGTCTATAAACCTCAAAAAGCAACTAAAAGGATACCACTGATGGGCTTACGGTGCTCCACGACACATGCTAGCAAACTCTCTTAGTGAACAGTAGGATTTGGGTTCTCTATTTGTAGTGTTTATAgatttatatatattgtaattATACTAGTTTTAGTATCTTcagcttattttttatttgccAAAAGTGATCAATATAATATTCGACATACTCACTGTTTAACGAGAAAATTGTATGCCCCATGCATATTATTACAGTTTctgtataatatattaatttactGATTGATAATTACAAAA from Lotus japonicus ecotype B-129 chromosome 2, LjGifu_v1.2 includes:
- the LOC130737207 gene encoding replication protein A 70 kDa DNA-binding subunit C-like — its product is MTSSDSIHSVLSLCPPTHKWRIKVRVVRMWIADAYMGDNKPVSMELILLDQYGGKIQATIRKLLFRKWAEVIVEGEVYLITFFHLIPNMGSYRPTEHGFRILFNNKTNVLPCESSIIPRWGFSLKDSEVLNGDAVQSEYLVDVLGLLTAVSELRTYVKDGNTIRMVLIEISDEKGKVDCALFGEYADLMSEYVAANANEKPIIVFQLAKLKTFRGKNVLQNVMKASRIMFNPDSAEAISFRDRISIIDFKINEPVGQIITPKPAVPLFEDFMNNNAKKTIAGLNETAEDGCFIVLAKVVGLLQDDQWWYFACKCHKAVTYDDGLYYCGGCFKHVMDVIPRYRIKLEVSDESDCATFILFDYDAQNLLMKSCKEVLAYVKDPKCAEFPPMIEDILVGRELLFKVEKKSNSLFQYDESYRIKRVCDDAAIIDAYKLCGEVKVADTVAGSSTAVNLCEEKDISQGPFQSGEPSSPGVLTPYLGDGPSYVGSSGNLFKRKVVEESITVVEVPNLKLKQVKLEKE